The following are from one region of the Sandaracinus amylolyticus genome:
- a CDS encoding tetratricopeptide repeat protein yields MRTLAAIVGLVLFALAAPVRAQGGDMEQARALFQQGLAAAHDARWEEARDAFERSLAIAERPNTLLNLAGAQAQTGRLVAAVASYRRFLELATSGREARYRSQAEDALSALEPRLARLTIATAGLEDGDEVQLDGAAITSLGAPIPVDPGAHVARIVRDGEEVARQSIALGEGEVRTVALEAPRVVARAEPAPEAAPSFVVEREEDRGGDGDTWLWVGIGVGAAVVIGVAIGVAVAVTSSESEPLYSGNLGDGMVRF; encoded by the coding sequence ATGCGGACGCTGGCAGCGATCGTCGGACTGGTGCTCTTCGCGCTCGCGGCGCCGGTGCGCGCGCAGGGCGGCGACATGGAGCAGGCGCGCGCGCTCTTCCAGCAGGGCCTCGCGGCCGCGCACGACGCGCGGTGGGAAGAGGCGCGCGACGCGTTCGAGCGATCGCTGGCGATCGCGGAGCGCCCGAACACGCTGCTGAACCTCGCGGGCGCGCAGGCGCAGACCGGCCGATTGGTGGCCGCGGTGGCGAGCTATCGACGCTTCCTCGAGCTCGCGACGAGCGGTCGCGAGGCGCGTTATCGATCGCAGGCGGAGGACGCGCTCTCGGCGCTCGAGCCGCGCCTCGCGCGCCTGACGATCGCGACCGCGGGGCTCGAGGACGGCGACGAGGTGCAGCTCGACGGCGCCGCGATCACGTCGCTCGGAGCGCCGATCCCGGTCGATCCGGGGGCGCACGTCGCGCGCATCGTGCGCGACGGCGAGGAGGTCGCGCGGCAGTCGATCGCGCTCGGCGAAGGCGAGGTCCGCACCGTCGCGCTCGAAGCACCGCGCGTCGTCGCGCGCGCCGAGCCCGCACCGGAGGCGGCGCCGTCGTTCGTGGTCGAGCGCGAGGAGGATCGCGGCGGCGATGGCGACACCTGGCTCTGGGTCGGCATCGGCGTGGGCGCCGCGGTGGTGATCGGCGTCGCGATCGGCGTCGCGGTCGCGGTGACGAGCAGCGAGAGCGAGCCGCTCTACAGCGGCAACCTCGGCGACGGCATGGTGCGCTTCTGA
- a CDS encoding beta-ketoacyl synthase N-terminal-like domain-containing protein, which translates to MKPLAITGLGTVSPVALDHAGFLAALGAPAAARARAFGGPCAALPADKLPGARAAEVRGFDANAFLGDKGHRNFDKLTKYLIVAAKQALESAGLKQNGQFVGKLGPDQIGICSSTAYGSLDSITELNLVAELEDPRYINPARFPNTVINAAAGYVSIWEDLRAPNVTIVDGNCGALDAVLTCETHLAHRRADAFLVGGGDVLSEPLYVAMQKLGALAEGDDDWAPGQAESAGMHLGEGAAYLCVERRSEAEARGANVRALIAGYGTAFESPTEGAFLLNASPVAVARAIRLALDDAGLPPSSVDAVCASCSGLSKWDVAELYAIEQVLGADVAVAAPKAMWGECFAGAGALGMASAVAWISSGAPVGPLLSGHVEGSCDVVVVTAVGYYGNVSAVVIKRA; encoded by the coding sequence ATGAAGCCGCTCGCCATCACGGGTCTCGGCACCGTCTCGCCGGTCGCGCTCGATCACGCGGGGTTCCTCGCGGCCCTCGGTGCCCCTGCCGCCGCCCGCGCGCGCGCGTTCGGAGGCCCGTGCGCCGCGCTGCCCGCCGACAAGCTGCCGGGGGCGCGCGCCGCGGAGGTGCGCGGCTTCGACGCCAACGCGTTCCTCGGGGACAAGGGCCACCGCAACTTCGACAAGCTCACGAAGTACCTGATCGTCGCGGCGAAGCAGGCGCTCGAGAGCGCGGGGCTCAAGCAGAACGGGCAGTTCGTCGGCAAGCTCGGGCCCGATCAGATCGGCATCTGCAGCTCGACGGCGTACGGATCGCTCGACTCGATCACCGAGCTCAACCTCGTCGCGGAGCTCGAGGATCCTCGCTACATCAACCCGGCGCGATTCCCGAACACGGTGATCAACGCGGCCGCGGGCTACGTGAGCATCTGGGAGGATCTGCGCGCGCCGAACGTGACGATCGTCGACGGCAACTGCGGCGCGCTCGACGCGGTGCTGACGTGCGAGACGCACCTCGCGCACCGTCGCGCGGACGCGTTCCTGGTGGGCGGCGGCGACGTGCTGAGCGAGCCGCTCTACGTCGCGATGCAGAAGCTCGGCGCGCTCGCGGAAGGCGACGACGACTGGGCGCCGGGCCAGGCGGAGAGCGCGGGCATGCACCTCGGCGAGGGCGCGGCGTACCTGTGCGTCGAGCGTCGCAGCGAGGCCGAGGCGCGCGGCGCGAACGTGCGGGCGCTGATCGCGGGCTACGGGACGGCGTTCGAGTCGCCGACGGAGGGCGCGTTCCTGCTGAACGCATCGCCGGTGGCGGTGGCGCGGGCGATCCGGCTGGCGCTCGACGACGCGGGGCTTCCGCCGTCGAGCGTGGACGCGGTGTGCGCGAGCTGCTCGGGGCTCAGCAAGTGGGACGTCGCGGAGCTCTACGCGATCGAGCAGGTGCTCGGAGCGGACGTGGCGGTGGCGGCGCCGAAGGCGATGTGGGGCGAGTGCTTCGCGGGCGCGGGGGCGCTCGGGATGGCTTCGGCGGTCGCGTGGATCTCGTCGGGGGCTCCGGTGGGGCCTCTGCTCTCGGGGCACGTCGAGGGGAGCTGTGACGTCGTGGTGGTGACGGCCGTGGGGTACTACGGGAACGTCAGCGCCGTGGTGATCAAGCGAGCTTGA
- a CDS encoding beta-ketoacyl-[acyl-carrier-protein] synthase family protein has translation MGRVYVTGMGVVSSLGFGRRAYWQALVEGRSGISDVTLFDTASIGRSLAGEVKGFRARDYMNAAESRRAGRCSAFAIAAARMAAEDAGLKGQALAGERTAVVIGTTMGEANVLGELQKAWIHEGNEALPSAKLPRYGTTLLPIHVARAFGSKGMVQTLPAACAAGNYAIGFAADQIRAGRADVAITGAVEIIEKLEYAGFARLGAMSPDKCMPFDKNRKGLILGEGAAMLVLESEGSVVRRGAVPLAEVGGYGLACDAHHITRPHPDGAGSITAMRQAIESSGLTIDDVDHINAHGTATPNNDSVEALVIRKVFGERRIPVTSIKSMIGHCMGASSAMESIACVMTLQTGIIPPTTNYETPDPECPVDVVANVAQEHDVDVVLNNALAFGGYDAVVCFAKPGRLPRGAGMP, from the coding sequence ATGGGTCGCGTCTACGTCACGGGCATGGGCGTCGTCAGCTCGCTCGGCTTCGGCCGCAGGGCGTACTGGCAGGCGCTCGTCGAAGGTCGCTCGGGCATCAGCGACGTGACGCTCTTCGACACCGCGTCGATCGGGCGCAGCCTCGCGGGCGAGGTGAAGGGCTTCCGCGCGCGCGACTACATGAACGCCGCGGAGTCGCGCCGCGCCGGTCGCTGCTCGGCGTTCGCGATCGCGGCCGCGCGCATGGCCGCGGAGGACGCGGGGCTCAAGGGACAGGCGCTCGCGGGCGAGCGCACCGCCGTCGTCATCGGCACCACGATGGGCGAGGCGAACGTGCTCGGCGAGCTGCAGAAGGCGTGGATCCACGAGGGCAACGAGGCCCTGCCCTCGGCGAAGCTGCCGCGCTACGGCACGACGCTGCTGCCGATCCACGTCGCGCGCGCGTTCGGCAGCAAGGGCATGGTGCAGACGCTCCCGGCCGCGTGCGCCGCGGGCAACTACGCGATCGGGTTCGCCGCCGATCAGATCCGCGCGGGTCGCGCCGACGTCGCGATCACCGGCGCGGTCGAGATCATCGAGAAGCTCGAGTACGCCGGGTTCGCGCGCCTCGGCGCGATGTCGCCCGACAAGTGCATGCCCTTCGACAAGAACCGCAAGGGCCTGATCCTCGGCGAGGGCGCGGCGATGCTGGTGCTCGAGAGCGAGGGCAGCGTGGTGCGCCGCGGCGCGGTGCCGCTCGCCGAGGTCGGCGGCTACGGGCTCGCGTGCGACGCGCACCACATCACGCGCCCCCACCCCGACGGCGCGGGCTCGATCACCGCGATGCGCCAGGCGATCGAGTCGAGCGGGCTGACGATCGACGACGTCGATCACATCAACGCGCACGGCACCGCGACGCCCAACAACGACTCGGTCGAGGCGCTGGTGATCCGCAAGGTGTTCGGCGAGCGCCGCATCCCGGTCACGAGCATCAAGAGCATGATCGGGCACTGCATGGGCGCCTCGAGCGCGATGGAGTCCATCGCGTGCGTGATGACGCTGCAGACCGGCATCATCCCGCCGACCACGAACTACGAGACGCCCGATCCCGAGTGCCCCGTCGACGTCGTCGCGAACGTCGCGCAGGAGCACGACGTCGACGTGGTGCTCAACAACGCGCTCGCGTTCGGCGGCTACGACGCCGTGGTGTGCTTCGCGAAGCCGGGCCGCCTCCCGCGCGGCGCCGGGATGCCGTAG
- a CDS encoding serine/threonine-protein kinase, which yields MLAVGTRLGAYDILAKLKAGGMATLFLARRSGAAGFRRHVAIKVVHEHLASDRAFVRMFVDEALLQARIHHPNVVHVEELGEQDGQHFLVMEYVHGCSLAQLMDGLARRARRLTPEMACNVAAQVLAGLHAAHELRDEQSALLGVVHRDVSPQNVLLAYEGHVKLIDFGVAKAKNRQSTVGGSLKGKLRYMAPEQAFGRPVDRRCDVYAIGIVLWEMLTMRKLFQAEEDLALLELVRHPKVDPPSTYAPEISPALDAVVMKALAPSAEDRFATAHDMRRAIAEALPGALMIDAANLAELLAAVMDATIERDLRQLPPSVSAVIENVERRDALGARGEEALKTMTISAAGIDYAPDEDAIERVSIPPTMVRTSPTPAMPQPAPARAPWIAIAAVVLALLVAIGVGAAVVMRPASDPEMTVTPLEPIGGDAPAATPTPVVTPVVVAPEPAIAVPTEPTAPTAEAVPEERPAPPREATTRPPTEPAPRRTRERPARRAPVPLADEF from the coding sequence GTGCTCGCGGTCGGCACACGGCTCGGCGCCTACGACATCCTCGCGAAGCTGAAGGCCGGTGGGATGGCGACGCTCTTCCTCGCGCGCCGCTCGGGCGCTGCGGGGTTCCGGAGGCACGTCGCGATCAAGGTGGTGCACGAGCACCTCGCGAGCGACCGCGCGTTCGTGCGGATGTTCGTCGACGAGGCGCTGCTGCAGGCGCGCATCCACCACCCGAACGTCGTGCACGTCGAGGAGCTCGGCGAGCAGGACGGACAGCACTTCCTCGTCATGGAGTACGTGCACGGCTGCTCGCTCGCGCAGCTGATGGACGGGCTCGCTCGACGCGCGCGCAGGCTGACGCCGGAGATGGCGTGCAACGTCGCGGCGCAGGTGCTCGCGGGGCTCCACGCGGCGCACGAGCTGCGCGACGAGCAGAGCGCGCTGCTCGGCGTGGTGCATCGCGACGTGAGCCCACAGAACGTGCTGCTCGCCTACGAAGGGCACGTGAAGCTCATCGACTTCGGCGTCGCGAAGGCGAAGAACCGCCAGTCGACGGTCGGGGGATCGCTCAAGGGCAAGCTGCGCTACATGGCGCCCGAGCAGGCGTTCGGGCGCCCGGTGGATCGGCGCTGCGACGTCTACGCGATCGGCATCGTGCTCTGGGAGATGCTGACGATGCGCAAGCTCTTCCAGGCCGAGGAGGACCTCGCGCTGCTCGAGCTGGTGCGCCACCCGAAGGTCGATCCGCCGAGCACGTACGCGCCGGAGATCTCGCCCGCGCTCGATGCGGTCGTGATGAAGGCGCTCGCGCCGAGCGCGGAGGATCGCTTCGCGACCGCGCACGACATGCGCCGCGCGATCGCCGAGGCGCTCCCCGGCGCGCTGATGATCGACGCGGCGAACCTCGCCGAGCTGCTCGCGGCGGTGATGGACGCGACGATCGAGCGCGACCTGCGGCAGCTGCCGCCGAGCGTCTCCGCGGTGATCGAGAACGTGGAGCGTCGCGATGCGCTGGGCGCGCGCGGCGAGGAAGCGCTGAAGACGATGACGATCAGCGCGGCGGGGATCGACTACGCGCCGGACGAGGACGCGATCGAGCGCGTCTCGATCCCGCCGACGATGGTGCGGACGAGCCCGACGCCCGCGATGCCGCAGCCCGCGCCGGCGCGAGCGCCGTGGATCGCGATCGCGGCGGTGGTGCTCGCGCTGCTCGTCGCGATCGGGGTCGGCGCGGCGGTGGTGATGCGCCCGGCGAGCGATCCCGAGATGACCGTGACCCCGCTCGAGCCGATCGGCGGCGATGCGCCCGCGGCGACTCCGACGCCCGTGGTCACGCCCGTCGTCGTGGCGCCCGAGCCGGCGATCGCGGTGCCCACCGAGCCGACCGCGCCCACCGCCGAGGCGGTCCCGGAAGAGCGTCCCGCGCCACCGCGCGAGGCCACGACACGCCCGCCGACCGAGCCCGCGCCGCGCCGCACGCGCGAGCGGCCCGCGCGCCGCGCACCGGTGCCGCTCGCCGACGAGTTCTGA
- a CDS encoding DUF6159 family protein, protein MGSFFRVFGFMGQVLGMVKDNPKLLTPVALNLAIAVPVNILFAIVLAFTPIEWQQTLGYLFTIVGLTALYFIDYFCGGLTASMVYDQVTTGTAGIGSAFSRTLRASPGILVFAVVSAIFDFLSNLASQRQGIMRLVGPMILGVIRMIWTTATYVIMPALVVEQQGFFAALKRSKALMENDPTQVGVGIVGMGLVSWLLSAVTIVPAYAAYSWLAMNVHPAAGILVFFTLTNTFWAVSGYLKGVYYTCFYLWAVECERQRSASPQLAPAPLRNVIGGLEAGAY, encoded by the coding sequence ATGGGCTCGTTCTTCCGCGTGTTCGGCTTCATGGGCCAGGTGCTCGGGATGGTGAAGGACAACCCGAAGCTCCTGACGCCCGTCGCGCTGAACCTCGCGATCGCCGTTCCCGTGAACATCCTCTTCGCGATCGTGCTCGCGTTCACGCCGATCGAGTGGCAGCAGACGCTCGGCTACCTCTTCACGATCGTCGGCCTGACGGCGCTCTACTTCATCGACTACTTCTGCGGCGGCCTGACCGCGTCGATGGTGTACGACCAGGTCACGACGGGCACCGCGGGCATCGGCTCCGCGTTCAGCCGCACGCTCCGCGCGAGCCCCGGGATCCTCGTGTTCGCCGTCGTGTCGGCGATCTTCGACTTCCTCTCGAACCTCGCGTCGCAGCGCCAGGGGATCATGCGCCTCGTCGGTCCGATGATCCTCGGGGTCATCCGGATGATCTGGACGACCGCGACCTACGTGATCATGCCGGCGCTCGTGGTCGAGCAGCAGGGCTTCTTCGCGGCGCTCAAGCGCAGCAAGGCGCTCATGGAGAACGACCCGACGCAGGTCGGCGTGGGCATCGTCGGCATGGGCCTCGTGTCGTGGCTGCTGAGCGCGGTGACGATCGTCCCGGCGTACGCCGCGTACTCGTGGCTCGCGATGAACGTGCACCCGGCGGCCGGCATCCTCGTGTTCTTCACGCTGACGAACACGTTCTGGGCGGTCTCGGGCTACCTCAAGGGCGTCTACTACACGTGCTTCTATCTCTGGGCCGTGGAGTGCGAGCGCCAGCGCAGCGCGAGCCCGCAGCTCGCGCCCGCGCCGCTGCGCAACGTCATCGGCGGGCTCGAGGCCGGCGCGTACTGA
- a CDS encoding four helix bundle protein: protein MSGNEGVLDVEVVAERAVARLGENAERLRTRSRWLADQVERAAGSLLLNLGEQRHNARGNRRLRLETAAGSASELRSALRFARLYRHLDAAVCEEIDRDLDRVLAMIWRMRRRCGA, encoded by the coding sequence ATGAGCGGGAACGAAGGTGTGCTGGACGTCGAGGTCGTCGCCGAACGCGCGGTCGCTCGACTGGGCGAGAATGCAGAGAGACTGAGGACGCGCAGTCGATGGCTCGCGGACCAGGTGGAGCGCGCAGCGGGGAGTCTGCTGCTCAATCTCGGAGAGCAGCGGCACAACGCGCGTGGGAATCGACGACTGCGCCTCGAGACTGCAGCGGGGAGCGCGAGCGAGCTGCGCAGCGCGCTGCGATTCGCACGCTTGTATCGACATCTCGATGCAGCGGTCTGCGAGGAGATCGACCGTGATCTCGATCGGGTGCTCGCGATGATCTGGCGGATGCGTCGGCGCTGCGGCGCCTGA